The genomic region ATCTTTGTGAAGAGTAGTTCACATTTACTGATCTACGTCGTAATTATGACGACTGATCATAAATAGAACGTTGATTTTATGttgttatatattattatgataacAGAGGTCCAAGATCTTAGGTAGTGTAAGAatgttacaataataatattttgttattacgTTTTGATACaaatataagtatattcaataaatagtttttataGAGCATATTGCATAAATTGCAGATATTCTTggtacaaaaaaattttatgtattcGCTTATGATTTTAtgatatatttgtaaaccaaTACCCTTACGAAAAATACTTCCAAAATTTGAGAGTAAAACTCTCAAAATTGACTCTCAACTTGACGATAATTTCGTACCCTCATTCGAGAGTTATTTCCAAGTTGAGAGTAACTGTCAATTTGAGGGTTCAGTTGAGCGTTACTCTATTAATACGTTTTATTTGAGAGTTACTCTCAACTTCAGAGTTATCACGAGAGTTACTCTCAACTACAGACTTATCACGAGAGTTACTCTCAACTTTATATTTGATTTGAGCGTTACTCACAGTGGACCTATCAATCGAGAGCTCTAACagtataaataatcataatattgATGTAAGAAATATGtgtaaattattgtttatttgaaCACGTTTGATacttataattaaattataaacaaaatgaaatgaattatttttcatcggTTATAACTATAATAGTATAACTAAAAGTAAAAGACTTCttactttttaaaacaataaattaatactgTTCGTAcagcatttttttatataaattaaatactcAACGCacttatctttaaaaaacattgGTAAAATATAGCTAcgaagtatttattttttttcttgtttcttaggaaaatttttatacttttttgtaGCATTGTTGCATTTGTTTTTTAGCGTTAAATCAAGTAACGCTTCttactttttaaaacaataaattaatactgTTCGTAcagcatttttttatataaattaaatactcAACGCacttatctttaaaaaactttgGTAAAATATAGCTACGaagtctttatttattttcttgtttcttaggaaaatttttatacttttttgtaGCATTGTTGCATTTGTTTTTTAGCGTTGAATCAAGTAACGCTTTTATGTCATCTTTGCTTTTGCCAGGAAATGTTTTTTGCAGCataatctgaaaaaattaatatacttAAGTTATATGAATAAAAGTGCCTCGGAAATAGTCATATtagttattataatattaatattatttacctACGATTGCAGCTCGCTTTGATTTACTTAACTCGGGTTTGGCTAAATCTTTCTCTTTACCTTTTTTTCCACTCAGTGAATGCTTTGAGCATTCCAAATCAGTAAATAGAGTTCTAACAAAGTCACGAATAGTCTCGCGAACGTCGGTTTTTCTAATACTATTCTCCAGTATAGATGCATTTACATAGACACCGTGACCGAGATCAAcctttcaaaaaatatatgaaattaaattttgtatcgcactttctaatattttattatacttttttattacattttaaaattagttttcaagataaattaaaaatatgttaccTTATCTGGCGTGTTGACAAATGCTTCATCGGTTTCGACCTCCTTTTTGACTTCAATGGCAGGTGTACTTTTTTGTCGCTCAGTTTCCGTATTATCTTTCAGTGTCACCGATGATTCATCATTTGAAAATTCGTCAGCAGAATTATTGTTAGCTGCTGTATTGTTCTCATTTGGTACTAAATGATCTTGCTGTCTCggcgttgttgttgttttagCCAAATCACGATCTTGTCTTTTTGGCGTCCCTGGGGTTCCAACTAAATCATGATTACTTGGTTCCGTTGTCGTATCtgcttttttcaaaactttcaatttttctgtAATGCCATCCAATGACTCTCCAGATTTTGAGTTGTCTTCTGTATTTTCGTCGTCATGTTGAAATAAGTTTTcaatctataaaaatatttgttttttaataacaataatttttaatttttataaataactaaaaacaataattaaaattcttaCGTTTGGTAAAAATACTGGGGGTGAGTAAGTACTACTTCGGCTTGATCGATTATGCTGATCTTCATTTTGCTTTAATGGCATAACAGATGTGCTCGAtgctatattttatttaatagttGAAGCACTTTGTCTTTCGATACTTTTTTCACATAGTACACACTTCAATTGCAAACTTTGTAATATATCATTGGTTTTCTTCACATTAAACTTTAGCTGCTCAGATTCTTTCTTAGTTAACGCCACATCTAAATCATATAAAGAAttaaattagaataatatataataaatagaatagtcaataacatttttatttaatctatgGGGGTCGAATCTGCGTTTATAATGATGCTTTCGACATCTTCGAAACTCGCGATTTAAATTTCCCGGCAGTCATTCCCATAAGTATCCAGCACAAAGTATGCAGCGAATTGCTCGTCATGAGTAGACAGCTGTTGCGCGAGTAAACACGAGTGCATAATCGCTATTCACTGGATTGTTTCAGCTTTTTGCTTTATAGATTagatttttatcataaaacttGTTTGAGTGTATTAGATAAGTATAATTCTGACTTTTATTAAGAATCCAGTTGAATATTCATAAAGAATACGTTACTTtgtgttttgtttttattttttagggATAGAGGATGCGACTAACCTACAATGTATTCAACTAAATTATTTCAGAATGCGAACAATTTTCTACGGTAGTATTATGCAGACTCTATGCaggtaaattatttataaataagcaATCCCtctctattattattaagctTCATGCCAAAAGTCTTTATCTTAAGGATTATAGTTTTGATTTTCACATTTAGACCTATGTGCAAATTTTGTCGCCCATGCCACAGGAGTAAATATGAAAAGTCGAACAAAGACAGTTAAGTAAAAAACTATCACGGTAACTTGTTTCTGAACAATTAAACAAGTATCTACACAAAAAATAGCTCGTGTACGGATGAGATGTAAGTACACATgagtgtatacatatagtttATGGATTTTAGGTTATAAAACTATTGGTGGCGTCAAGTACTCaacatcaaataaaaatactcaATATAAAAATCAAGCAGAGATGCACAGGTTGCATATCGTTCATGAAAAAACTATATTGACAATTTGAGATGAACTCACGAAGTaatatatttcataaatagaATTCAGTCCTTGTAAATAGaatcatgaattttcaattttttatttatttatctatttatCAAACCACTTACAATGCCTTTAGAAGGCATTGTAAGTGGTAAATAaagaggtaaataaaattacctgtaCTAGGAAATGGTATAAAGAAAAGCTtaaaaactaacctaaaactaaacaagaaaaaaaagtagaaaaacaaaacaagtATGTACTTTGCATACTCGTTGTGCTCCCCACCTTTCCAGCCCTTTCATACTGttgttgtaaaaattgttactcATGATTGTATTTATTTGTCTTTTCTAGCTACTAATATtcattacaaaaaatacacgcaattgaataaagttttgaatttgaatacccaaataacaattataaaactttttaatgtttaacaaaatacttattaataatacatttctatatagtttatactataacttttaaaagtacttatttacataaaatgtCTATTTGAGATCTCTTACATTGCGTTGGTTAATTGTAAAATACTAGTACTTAAAATTTAAGAGTTTTTCCATAATATATTGCATTAATTTTCTTTGATGTATTCTTTGAGTTTTGTTTTAACTTGTAGCTTACTACCACTTAATTCTTTCAGATCACTTgttaaattgttaaaaattttaattgctaCATAGTAACTATTCTTCGTAGCTATTGTCTTAGATATTTTAGGAATTTGAATATCTTTGTTTCTTGTTTTGCTCGTTgagttaatatatttttgtcttAGATTTTTATGATGGTACAAGATTGATTGATAAAGGAATAATTGTTTTACGTTTAGcgggtatttttcttttataaatttgcttttacaaataattttcatgattttattttgtactcCTTGAATTAGTATAATGCAAGTACCATAAGCTCCGCCCCCATGCAATTATTCCATAATTAATTATGCTATGAAAGAAAGCGTAGTAAACAGTAAGTAGTGTTTTAGTGTCCATGATGTTCTTAATTTTAGCAAAAATAAAgatcaaatatttgtttttttttttataatataatcaaCGTGTTTATCCCATTTCATATTAAAATCGAAGAttaatcataaatatttatggaattcAACTCTTTTTAATGATTTGCTATCTAGCCTTATATCAACTGTTAATGACACACTATCACAGTAATTTCCAAATGTCATGACAACCGTTTTCTCTACATTTAAAGACAATTTATTTACTGCTAGCCGTTTCGCTAcggtttttaaatattcattcatCCTTTCCTCTACCTTAGCCCACGTATCGTCACTCGAGATGACGATGGTGTCATCAGCGTAGGACAGGATAGTATAGTTCCTTGAGAAACTCCAGTTGTTACGGTTTTATCTTCACTCATACAATTTGGAATTTTTACTCTTTGTTTCCTACTGTCGAGATAGCTGATAAACAAATCTAAAGCAGTCCCTCTTACACCAATACCGTTCTAATTTTTTAAGCTGAATTTTGCGGTTTACCGTATCAAAAGCCTTGGATAGGTCTAAAAAAGCAGTTATCAGAGGTTTGCTTTTATCCAAATTGTTGTAAATTAAGTTTGTTATGTAATTTAGACAATCTGTGGTCCCTTTATTACTAACAAAACGAAATTGTTTGtctgatattatattatgtatttccataaaattgtagagcctaataaaaattattctttcaaGGATTTTCGCAATGTTTGAAATGAAGGATATCGGCCGGTAGTTAGACATCAGAGTCTTAACCCCAGCTTTATAAATAGATATAACTTCAGCCCTCTTGAGGGCTTGAGGGATTGATACTGATTTCTCAATGCATAAGTTATAGATGTATTAATTGTATAATGGTGAAAGAATGTAATCTGCTATAGTTTGAAGGGTAGCTACACTTATATCATCCACTCCACCTGCTTTTTTTCATGGAGCATATTATTTCATGTATCTCTATCGCATTCGTAGGTCTGATGAACATTGATTGATTATTACTGATTGGAAGTTTTACCTCATTTTCGTCCGGTACGACAATATGATTACTTAATGTTACTCCTATTGTACAGAAATACTCATTCAAAGTGTTTGCTATTTTCGCCTTATTTTCAAGCTTTACGTTATTgccatatatatattcaatttgttccTTTTTTGTACAGTTGATTTACCTAACTTAGCTTTAATTGTTTTCCACAGTTTCTTCGGATTATCACTGTTTCGCTCTATGGTTTCGCGATCGTATTGTATCTTAGCATCTTTGATgtctttatttaatatttttgaataattaatatagTCCTGTTTCAAAATTTGACACGTTGGTTTGCTCTTCATTAAATTATACaagttttcttttgttttgcaAGAGATTAATATCGCACTTGTTATCCAGTTTTTGCGTGGTACAGaatctttctttttgtttttgtttgcttTGTTTGTAATAGTAGCTTTATCAATACAgtgttgtattatttctattaaAGATTCTATAGCACAATCCGGGTTATCTATGCTCAAGGTAGAGTTCCAATCAATTAATATTCTTGTAATCGTTATTCTTTGGAAATTTGTCATCTTTCCGTGTCTCTTTTTCTTTGGAAGCATCGATTGCTACTTTCAATGGTTTACTCTTCTTTGCAATACTGCCACTTAAATtctatttacaaaaatattagctTGTGTAAAATTATTTGTGTAACTTTGattactaaaagaaaataataatataaatatattacctTGCTTACTgcatgtttttttaaattagtaGGAACCATCGCATTATTACTATCTTTTGAACTTCCTGCAGTCATTTCATTGTTCGTCTCTTTCGATTTGATGAATGATagagtattatttttacttttgtccaaggttttctCTGATGAATTCTgcattaagaaaaatattagCCGGTGTCAAATTTTTGTACTCGAATTCAGCATTAGGTAAAAATATAGTTATAATGATATTTGcaataaagtaaattacttACGCATCATGCTTAAGGCTGGTACAACCTATTGTACCATTCTGATCAATATTCGCTAAAGATGCTCGAACTTTCTTTTCATGAATCTCTTTCGTTTCATTGAAAGTGCTTGAACTTTTATGTGATTCAGGTACAATATTTTCATGATTCTCTGATGAATCCTGTCAAAACAAATTAAATAGCTTAAAGTAAAAATTGTATCAATCAGTCAaaccaaaaataatataatttgaaatactattattacattactaggaatttttttaacatgttTTGAAGATTTTTGAAGCAGCGTTTCCAAAATAGAACTACTACGTTGTTTAGATTGTTCTTGTTTTAACTTCTTTTTAAGTTTTGAGCTATCCTAAAAGAGTATtagtaatattgaaaattagtattttgatatttataaatgtatatatctgattttgattaaaaaaacaattactgTTTCCTTagaatcattattttttctagcagCTTTCTTTTTATTAGTAACAAACTCGTCACTGAGTGATTTTTTTATGACTTCATGCTGATTGTTTTTAGTGGTACTCTGAACGTTCTTGCTAATAAGTGATTCCATCTTTTGCCTCATAGTTGTCCAATCTGAATAAACAAATTGCTGTAATTACtcgttatatatacacacacacacgcacgcacacacaatCCTTTGTTCTAACAAGCTCTTCTAGTCGTCGCTTAGCTTTCATTTTTGTACTACTCAACCAGCAATTATATCCTACAGCTAATATGTCACTCTCGTTGCAAAATTCTACTAGAATATAGTCATTGTTCTTAACTAATAATCGCGGATCACACtccattattaataataatactggaACTTTCTTGTAACAGCTAACTCTTTCATCTGCCATGCATTGTCGGCCTTCATGCTCATATCTATCGCGCCAGAGGTCAAGTTCAAGATCAACAAGTCCGTTTAGTTCCAAAGAGTCTGTCAGGAGGCGTtatatattcgcgcgcgcCAAATATGAAACtgttattcaaatattgtcgatttattaaattattgctTTCGCACAGCACTATGCATACTTTGTATGAAATATCGTGAGAAATACAAGTCATTTTGGGCTTCcaattttgtatttaatacataatattCTGCATTTTATATTTGAATATAGAATTATAGCAGAGATGATCTGTAACTGAAATGTATGATCATCATCACATGTATGTCAATCTATGACATTATACTATGATTAATATGGACATATGTAAACTACGTATCATTTACGCAGGCATGTAGTCAatgtatattcagtatatatgtCACTGTTAATtttctatattatattttgactaatattattcaaaaagcATAAATGAATAATCATACGGAATGTATTTTATACGATCAGCTGTAGATACAAATATAAAGAATATATAATTCTGAACTTGTATAATAATCTTGTAGTGTATCTCGTGTTTGTGTTAACTTGCATTCATAGTGTACAGGTTAGGATAGAATAAACAAACTATTCATCATTTAGTGCTTTACATgagttgtaaaaaaataattttttttttaatttaagacTTTGCGTGTATAAAAAATTGCCAATAAAAGAGGCAATTACTTTAATTACCTTAGGGATCCAAATATCCCTGCTCCACATTCAACTTTACAAAGTCGTGAACAACAGAGAGtaagtaatatatatatatatatatatatatatatatatatatatatatatatatatatatatatatatatatatatatatatatatatatatatatatatatatatatatatatatatcttcctatattatatagtcattttggcaagactcccccccacccccctccaccccccccaccttggccccccaccaaaacacgtaaaattctttcatttttctgttattttcgaaaatctcaaaaaccccaacaccccccccccccacggcccccccatcgcccccccaccacccccccaccaaataacatgactgctctctgcgttatcgggcttgagaccgtcatactttcacaacgctattgcgtagtaaaataaggccgcattaacagtccaattaaatacaaatttataacatattatgattaaatagatttaaattggataatattaaatagaattaaggtttaggttaaggtaagaagtatcagttccaagagaaccagatattgaagatctctaattttatttaagttataagattaaagttaattattaataacgtgtaaataagttagggaataattgagttcaaagaactcaaagaaccatcagaaagtataatcattatagatgattcactgattgaataaacaacaaaatggacaagataagcgagatcaaagacctcgatgaattttcaggtaatatgagtagtcagacagaactagagagacagaataaagagacagttttccaaataatttaattttcaggatcacctcacgtctcccaatggcgcgcaactcgaaaagtctatcattttatagatgccttttgcggcacaaagatttaaacattaagaacattaaaaaaaattaaaattaatttaaaaaaaatatatatatatataaattcaaatgatgaatttcaagcgtcagaaaacttcaaaaactagctaaaactattttaaatgccattaatagtagaagttcaatgttaaacaatacttttacttccagtaacaggttttcttatacaataagatcgatcattttcaaccatccagaacataattatcagttcatgaaaataaaattttgaagataaaatcacacagaaactacaatagggggttggcgagcgaagcgagcaggggggcggagccccactagtatatatatatatatatatatatatatatatatatatatatatatatacagggtgacccaatttaaacgggcaccgctcataactcgtcagggacagccacaatcgaaaaaatggtagagaccaaagttgtaggatatcgaaggggcaacccgatggtgaccttggatttgaccttgaacgcgtttttcaaggtcatttgaaggtcaactttggatttagGTAAAAATATAGTTATAATGATATTTGcaataaagtaaattacttACGCATCATGCTTAAGGCTGGTACAACCTATTCTACCATTCTGATCAATATTCGCTAAAGATGCTCGAACTTTCTTTTCATGAATCTCTTTCGTTTCATTGAAAGTGCTTGAACTTTTATGTGATTCAGGTACAATATTTTCATGATTCTCTGATGAATCCTGTCAAAACAAATTAAATAGCTTAAAGTAAAAATTGTATCAATCAGTCAaaccaaaaataatataatttgaaatactattattacattactaggaatttttttaacatgttTTGAAGATTTTTGAAGCAGCGTTTCCAAAATAGAACTACTACGTTGTTTAGATTGTTCTTGTTTTAACTTCTTTTTAAGTTTTGAGCTATCCTAAAAGAGTATtagtaatattgaaaattagtattttgatatttataaatgtatatatctgattttgattaaaaaaacaattactgTTTCCTTagaatcattattttttctagcagCTTTCTTTTTATTAGTAACAAACTCGTCACTGAGTGATTTTTTTATGACTTCATGCTGATTGTTTTTAGTGGTACTCTGAACGTTCTTGCTAATAAGTGATTCCATCTTTTGCCTCATAGTTGTCCAATCTGAATAAACAAATTGCTGTAATTACtcgttatatatacacacacacacgcacgcacacacaatCCTTTGTTCTAACAAGCTCTTCTAGTCGTCGCCTAGCTTTCATTTTTGTACTACTCAACCAGCAATTATATCCTACAGCTAATATGTCACTCTCGTTGCAAAATTCTACTAGAATATAGTCATTGTTCTTAACTAATAATCGCGGATCACACtccattattaataataatactggaACTTTCTTGTAACAGCTAACTCTTTCATCTGCCATGCATTGTCGGCCTTCATGCTCATATCTATCGCGCCAGAGGTCAAGTTCAAGATCAACAAGTCCGTTTAGTTCCAAAGAGTCTGTCAGGAGGCGTtatatattcgcgcgcgcCAAATATGAAACtgttattcaaatattgtcgatttattaaattattgctTTCGCACAGCACTATGCATACTTTGTATGAAATATCGTGAGAAATACAAGTCATTTTGGGCTTCcaattttgtatttaatacataatattCTGCATTTTATATTTGAATATAGAATTATAGCAGAGATGATCTGTAACTGAAATGTATGATCATCATCACATGTATGTCAATCTATGACATTATACTATGATTAATATGGACATATGTAAACTACGTATCATTTACGCAGGCATGTAGTCAatgtatattcagtatatatgtCACTGTTAATtttctatattatattttgactaatattattcaaaaagcATAAATGAATAATCATACGGAATGTATTTTATACGATCAGCTGTAGATACAAATATAAAGAATATATAATTCTGAACTTGTATAATAATCTTGTAGTGTATCTCGTGTTTGTGTTAACTTGCATTCATAGTGTACAGGTTAGGATAGAATAAACAAACTATTCATCATTTAGTGCTTTACATgagttgtaaaaaaataattttttttttaatttaagacTTTGCGTGTATAAAAAATTGCCAATAAAAGAGGCAATTACTTTAATTACCTTAGGGATCCAAATATCCCTGCTCCACATTCAACTTTACAAAGTCGTGAACAACAGAGAGtaagtaatatatatatatatatatatatatatatcttcctatattatatagtcattttggcaagactccccccacccccctccacccccccccaccttggccccccaccaaaacacgtaaaattctttcatttttctgttattttcgaaaatctcaaaaaccccaacacccccccccccacggccccccccatcgcccccccaccacccccccaccaaataacatgactgctctctgcgttatcgggcttgagaccgtcatactttcacaacgctattgcgtagtaaaataaggccgcattaacagtccaattaaatacaaatttataacatattatgattaaatagatttaaattggataatattaaatagaattaaggtttaggttaaggtaagaagtatcagttccaagagaaccagatattgaagatctctaattttatttaagttataagattaaagttaattattaataacgtgtaaataagttagggaataattgagttcaaagaactcaaagaaccatcagaaagtataatcattatagatgattcactgattgaataaacaacaaaatggacaagataagcgagatcaaagacctcgatgaattttcaggtaatatgagtagtcagacagaactagagagacagaataaagagacagttttccaaataatttaattttcaggatcacctcacgtctcccaatggcgcgcaactcgaaaagtctatcattttatagatgccttttgcggcacaaagatttaaacattaagaacattaaaaaaaattaaaattaatttaaaaaaaatatatatatatataaattcaaatgatgaat from Nasonia vitripennis strain AsymCx chromosome 3 unlocalized genomic scaffold, Nvit_psr_1.1 chr3_random0001, whole genome shotgun sequence harbors:
- the LOC116416612 gene encoding uncharacterized protein LOC116416612, giving the protein MPLKQNEDQHNRSSRSSTYSPPVFLPNIENLFQHDDENTEDNSKSGESLDGITEKLKVLKKADTTTEPSNHDLVGTPGTPKRQDRDLAKTTTTPRQQDHLVPNENNTAANNNSADEFSNDESSVTLKDNTETERQKSTPAIEVKKEVETDEAFVNTPDKVDLGHGVYVNASILENSIRKTDVRETIRDFVRTLFTDLECSKHSLSGKKGKEKDLAKPELSKSKRAAIVDYAAKNISWQKQR
- the LOC116416613 gene encoding uncharacterized protein LOC116416613; translated protein: MRQKMESLISKNVQSTTKNNQHEVIKKSLSDEFVTNKKKAARKNNDSKETDSSKLKKKLKQEQSKQRSSSILETLLQKSSKHVKKIPSNDSSENHENIVPESHKSSSTFNETKEIHEKKVRASLANIDQNGTIGCTSLKHDAIHQRKPWTKVKIILYHSSNRKRRTMK
- the LOC116416615 gene encoding uncharacterized protein LOC116416615 — translated: MRQKMESLISKNVQSTTKNNQHEVIKKSLSDEFVTNKKKAARKNNDSKETDSSKLKKKLKQEQSKQRSSSILETLLQKSSKHVKKIPSNDSSENHENIVPESHKSSSTFNETKEIHEKKVRASLANIDQNGRIGCTSLKHDA